Proteins encoded in a region of the Geobacillus genomosp. 3 genome:
- a CDS encoding YpmP family protein has translation MLFKSLEFKNAYGQKVKIIEIPVLEEENTYRFMIQLRLETFIAKVYRSRTNRSVYSFREHLKKVLKWPVYEQIFKETVLKHNA, from the coding sequence TTGCTATTCAAAAGCCTCGAGTTTAAAAACGCGTATGGGCAGAAAGTGAAGATTATCGAAATCCCAGTATTGGAGGAAGAGAACACGTACCGATTTATGATCCAACTTCGCTTGGAGACGTTTATTGCGAAAGTGTACCGATCAAGGACGAATCGTTCTGTTTACTCGTTCCGGGAGCACTTGAAGAAAGTGTTGAAATGGCCGGTATATGAACAAATCTTTAAGGAAACGGTGTTGAAACATAACGCGTGA
- a CDS encoding SCO family protein: MWKRIMMIAAICLLAACGKTISDAKNWPVADFTFVDQSGEPFGLRDLKGKVWVADFIFTNCETVCPPMTAHMAKLKEKAEEKGLDVEFVSFSVDPEVDTPEKLEAYAKQFTNDLANWHFLTGYSPAEISELAQKSFKTIVQKPVGDDQVIHGTSFYLVGPDGKVVQTYSGVQDVPYDTILEHIEILQSSR; encoded by the coding sequence ATGTGGAAACGAATCATGATGATCGCTGCGATTTGTTTGCTTGCTGCGTGTGGGAAAACGATTTCGGATGCCAAAAATTGGCCGGTCGCTGACTTTACGTTTGTTGATCAGTCAGGTGAGCCGTTTGGACTTCGCGATCTGAAGGGGAAAGTGTGGGTCGCCGATTTTATTTTTACAAACTGCGAAACGGTTTGCCCGCCGATGACCGCCCATATGGCCAAACTGAAAGAGAAGGCGGAAGAAAAAGGGCTCGATGTTGAATTTGTTTCGTTCAGTGTCGACCCGGAAGTTGATACGCCAGAAAAACTAGAGGCTTACGCGAAACAGTTTACAAATGACCTAGCAAACTGGCATTTCTTGACCGGATACAGTCCGGCTGAGATTAGCGAACTGGCGCAAAAAAGCTTTAAAACGATTGTGCAAAAGCCGGTTGGCGATGACCAAGTCATCCACGGCACGAGCTTTTATTTAGTCGGCCCGGACGGCAAGGTGGTTCAAACATACAGCGGCGTGCAGGATGTGCCGTATGACACGATTTTAGAGCATATTGAAATTTTGCAATCGTCGCGATAA